From Bacillus sp. Bos-x628, the proteins below share one genomic window:
- a CDS encoding alpha-ketoacid dehydrogenase subunit beta, with translation MPVISYIDAITLAMKEEMERDPKVFVLGEDVGKKGGVFKATSGLYEQFGEARVIDTPLAESAIAGVGIGAAMYGMRPIAEMQFADFIMPAVNQIISEAAKIRYRSNNDWSCPMVIRAPYGGGVHGALYHSQSVEAIFANQPGLKIVMPSTPYDVKGLLKAAVRDPDPVLFFEHKRAYRLIKGEVPEEDYTLPIGKADVKREGDDITVMTYGLCVHFAMQAADRLAKDGISAHILDLRTVYPLDQEAIIEAASKTGKVLLLTEDTKEGSIMSEVAAIISEHCLFDLDAPIKRLAGPDIPAMPYAPTMEKFFMVNPDKVEAEMRALAAF, from the coding sequence GTGCCTGTTATATCATATATAGACGCCATTACACTGGCGATGAAAGAAGAAATGGAACGTGATCCGAAAGTGTTTGTGCTCGGAGAGGATGTTGGGAAAAAAGGCGGCGTGTTTAAAGCGACATCTGGTCTTTATGAACAATTTGGAGAAGCGCGCGTGATAGATACACCACTTGCAGAATCAGCCATTGCTGGTGTTGGCATCGGGGCAGCCATGTATGGAATGCGCCCGATTGCAGAAATGCAATTTGCGGATTTTATTATGCCTGCTGTCAACCAAATTATTTCAGAGGCTGCAAAGATTAGATACCGCTCAAATAATGATTGGAGTTGTCCAATGGTCATCCGTGCACCTTATGGTGGCGGTGTTCATGGTGCGCTGTATCATTCTCAATCGGTTGAAGCCATTTTTGCAAATCAGCCTGGTTTAAAGATTGTCATGCCTTCTACACCTTATGATGTAAAAGGGCTGCTGAAGGCCGCAGTGCGTGATCCGGATCCTGTATTGTTCTTTGAACACAAACGTGCATACAGACTCATTAAAGGCGAAGTGCCGGAAGAGGATTATACTCTCCCAATTGGGAAAGCAGATGTGAAACGTGAAGGGGACGATATCACTGTGATGACGTATGGCTTATGTGTACACTTTGCCATGCAAGCAGCAGATCGTCTTGCGAAGGACGGCATTTCTGCTCATATCCTAGATTTACGAACAGTTTACCCGCTTGATCAAGAAGCGATTATCGAAGCGGCATCGAAAACAGGGAAAGTTCTTCTATTAACGGAAGATACAAAAGAAGGAAGCATTATGAGTGAAGTTGCGGCCATTATTTCGGAACATTGCTTATTTGATTTAGATGCGCCAATTAAACGACTAGCAGGCCCTGATATTCCTGCAATGCCTTATGCGCCGACAATGGAGAAATTTTTCATGGTTAACCCAGATAAAGTAGAAGCTGAAATGAGAGCGCTAGCTGCATTTTAA
- a CDS encoding dihydrolipoamide acetyltransferase family protein codes for MAIEQMKMPQLGESVTEGTISKWLVAPGDHVNKYDPIAEVMTDKVNAEVPSSFTGTIAKLSAEEGDTLQVGEVFCEIEVEGSGSPQQSAKEERVPEQKESAAVDQIETDQSQKKRYSPAVLRLAEEHGIDLSTVQGTGAGGRITRKDLLQVIENGGTEEKAASMTNHTDVQTEPVQSTQEQTASSIATMSGDVELPVTPIRQAIAANMLRSKHEIPHAWTMMEVDVTNLVSRRNQLKDQFKAKEGFNLTFFAFFVKAVAQALKEFPEINSMWAGDKIVQKKAINISIAVATEDALFVPVIKDADEKTIKGIAKEIHELAVKVRQGKLKQSDMEGGTFTVNNTGSFGSIQSMGIINYPQAAILQVESIVKRPMIVNGMIAARDMVNLCLSLDHRVLDGLVCGRFLQRVKQILEGIDEQTSVY; via the coding sequence GTGGCTATTGAACAAATGAAAATGCCTCAGCTAGGTGAAAGTGTAACAGAAGGAACCATTAGCAAATGGCTCGTTGCACCTGGCGATCATGTGAATAAATACGATCCGATTGCAGAAGTGATGACGGATAAAGTAAACGCAGAGGTTCCGTCATCCTTTACGGGGACGATTGCAAAGCTATCGGCTGAAGAAGGCGATACACTTCAAGTAGGAGAAGTGTTTTGTGAAATTGAAGTAGAAGGCAGCGGGAGCCCACAACAGAGCGCAAAAGAAGAAAGAGTACCTGAACAAAAAGAATCGGCGGCTGTTGATCAAATAGAGACAGATCAAAGTCAAAAGAAGCGTTATTCCCCAGCAGTACTACGTTTAGCAGAAGAGCATGGAATTGATTTGTCAACTGTTCAAGGGACAGGAGCAGGCGGACGAATTACAAGAAAAGATTTATTGCAAGTGATAGAAAATGGAGGCACTGAAGAGAAGGCAGCTTCCATGACAAATCATACAGACGTTCAAACGGAGCCTGTGCAGTCAACTCAAGAACAAACTGCATCTTCTATCGCGACAATGTCTGGTGACGTCGAGCTACCAGTGACACCGATCAGACAGGCGATTGCAGCAAATATGCTAAGAAGCAAACATGAAATTCCGCATGCATGGACCATGATGGAGGTTGACGTGACAAACCTTGTGTCGCGAAGAAATCAACTGAAGGACCAGTTTAAAGCAAAAGAAGGGTTTAATTTGACATTCTTTGCGTTCTTTGTAAAAGCTGTGGCACAGGCATTGAAGGAATTCCCAGAAATAAATAGCATGTGGGCAGGAGATAAAATTGTCCAAAAGAAAGCTATCAATATATCCATTGCAGTTGCGACAGAGGATGCTCTTTTTGTACCAGTTATTAAGGATGCTGATGAAAAGACAATTAAAGGCATTGCCAAAGAAATCCATGAGCTGGCAGTCAAAGTTCGCCAAGGTAAGCTAAAGCAGAGTGATATGGAAGGCGGCACGTTCACGGTGAACAACACTGGATCATTTGGTTCTATTCAGTCGATGGGTATTATTAATTATCCTCAAGCGGCGATCTTGCAGGTTGAGTCCATCGTGAAGCGACCAATGATTGTAAATGGGATGATTGCAGCAAGAGATATGGTCAATCTTTGTTTATCACTGGATCACAGGGTACTCGATGGTCTTGTATGCGGCCGCTTCCTTCAGAGAGTGAAACAAATTCTTGAAGGAATTGACGAACAAACATCAGTTTATTAA
- a CDS encoding YesK family protein: MSGLDFFAFLTIGLMFITAIAFAFLRYISKSRNHPEKLFLLLSIVSFIQMAYCLFIVGGFKGAANSFLGVSLLLGTLFGYTLEYLYRRCIRKTPESK, from the coding sequence ATGTCGGGATTAGACTTTTTTGCGTTTCTGACAATCGGACTCATGTTTATAACGGCGATTGCATTCGCATTTCTACGATATATTTCGAAATCACGCAATCATCCTGAGAAATTATTCCTCTTATTATCCATCGTTTCGTTTATTCAAATGGCGTACTGCTTGTTCATTGTCGGCGGATTTAAAGGGGCTGCGAATAGCTTTCTAGGCGTCTCGTTGCTGCTTGGCACGCTGTTTGGATATACACTTGAATATTTATACAGACGCTGTATCAGAAAAACGCCCGAATCCAAATGA
- a CDS encoding YegS/Rv2252/BmrU family lipid kinase has translation MAQFNQAMLIYNGNAGQKNIEKILAQTVPLLSLHIDELILKPTRQPEDAYHFCRTIDETIELLIILGGDGTVHECINGIGGLTKRPAVAILPGGTCNDFSRTLGITQQIQKAAQMIVDGTEKKVDLIKAEDRYLLNFWGIGLIAETSNNINDKEKAVLGKISYFTSAIRTLQQTEPFHVRIETEKENWEEEAVIVLVMNGQYIGTNKIDLPNAAIDDGKAEILICRNTSFSALKEIFSMNREELEDFTGDLSLIQASHINILTKTEMDADTDGEVYMKAPSHLEVLKQHLTFIVPAE, from the coding sequence ATGGCACAATTTAATCAAGCAATGCTCATTTATAATGGAAATGCTGGACAAAAAAACATTGAAAAAATACTAGCTCAAACAGTGCCTCTCCTCTCTCTACATATCGATGAACTCATTCTTAAACCTACTAGACAGCCTGAGGATGCCTATCATTTTTGCCGCACGATTGATGAGACGATTGAGTTGTTGATCATATTAGGCGGTGATGGAACCGTTCATGAGTGTATTAATGGAATTGGCGGTTTAACGAAAAGGCCTGCCGTTGCCATTTTGCCGGGAGGGACGTGCAATGATTTCTCTAGAACACTTGGAATCACGCAACAAATACAAAAAGCGGCTCAAATGATCGTGGATGGAACTGAAAAAAAGGTTGACTTGATCAAAGCCGAGGATCGATACCTTTTAAACTTCTGGGGAATCGGGCTCATTGCAGAAACCTCAAATAATATTAATGACAAAGAAAAAGCCGTGCTCGGTAAAATCAGTTATTTCACAAGCGCCATTCGGACACTTCAGCAAACCGAGCCTTTTCACGTTCGGATTGAAACTGAAAAGGAAAACTGGGAAGAAGAAGCCGTCATCGTTCTCGTCATGAATGGGCAATACATCGGAACAAATAAAATCGATTTACCGAATGCAGCGATTGATGATGGAAAAGCCGAAATTTTGATTTGCAGAAACACAAGTTTCTCTGCTTTAAAAGAAATTTTTTCAATGAATCGAGAAGAACTAGAGGATTTCACAGGTGACTTATCCCTCATACAGGCGTCTCACATCAATATTCTCACAAAAACGGAGATGGATGCAGATACAGATGGTGAAGTCTACATGAAAGCACCCTCACATCTTGAAGTTCTTAAACAGCACCTGACCTTTATTGTTCCAGCAGAATAA
- a CDS encoding BrxA/BrxB family bacilliredoxin, whose translation MNIDFNLFMNDIVRQAREEIRQAGYTELTTPEEVDEALTKKGTALVMVNSVCGCAGGIARPAASYSVHYDKRPDQLLTVFAGQDKEATARAREYFEGYPPSSPSFALLKDGKIIKMIERHEIEGHEPMEVVSKLQAAFDEHCEEF comes from the coding sequence TTGAATATTGATTTTAACTTATTTATGAATGATATTGTCAGACAAGCAAGAGAAGAGATCAGGCAAGCAGGTTACACAGAACTTACAACACCTGAAGAAGTGGATGAAGCGCTTACTAAAAAAGGAACGGCACTTGTGATGGTGAATTCAGTGTGCGGATGTGCAGGGGGAATAGCAAGACCAGCAGCTAGCTATTCTGTTCATTACGATAAGCGCCCAGATCAATTACTGACAGTGTTTGCTGGTCAGGATAAAGAAGCGACTGCGAGAGCACGTGAATACTTCGAGGGCTATCCGCCATCCTCTCCCTCTTTTGCACTTTTAAAGGATGGGAAGATCATTAAAATGATAGAACGTCATGAAATTGAAGGGCACGAGCCTATGGAAGTGGTCTCGAAACTTCAGGCGGCTTTCGATGAGCATTGTGAAGAATTTTAA
- a CDS encoding transporter substrate-binding domain-containing protein encodes MKKWLLLLMTVGLATALAACGTSSNNSNASGDDKTLVMATSADYPPFESKDGDKIVGFDVDLAKALAKKNGYKLEIQDMDFASLVSALKTNKADIVLAGMTPTEKRKKQVDFSDIYYNATNMLVTKKDSGIQSEKDLQNKTVGAQLGSIQLDDANAMKDKYHLKVEDRNKISDLVQEIKAGRFDAAIIEDKVAAGYLKKEKDFQAFQLNSSNEGSAIAFKKNSDLTAKFNQSLKEMKKNGELDQLIEKWFVKEDK; translated from the coding sequence ATGAAAAAGTGGTTATTATTACTTATGACAGTTGGTCTTGCAACTGCACTCGCAGCTTGCGGAACTTCTTCTAATAATTCAAACGCATCAGGAGATGACAAAACACTCGTGATGGCGACATCAGCAGACTATCCGCCATTTGAATCTAAAGATGGCGATAAAATTGTCGGTTTTGATGTAGACCTTGCAAAAGCACTTGCGAAAAAAAATGGCTATAAGCTAGAAATTCAAGACATGGACTTTGCGAGCCTTGTATCAGCCCTAAAAACGAACAAAGCAGACATTGTTCTTGCGGGGATGACACCGACAGAAAAACGTAAAAAACAAGTCGATTTTTCAGACATTTACTACAATGCAACAAACATGCTCGTAACTAAGAAAGATAGCGGTATTCAATCTGAAAAAGACCTTCAAAACAAAACAGTAGGTGCTCAGTTAGGCTCTATTCAGCTTGATGATGCCAATGCAATGAAAGATAAATATCACTTGAAAGTAGAAGATCGTAATAAAATTTCTGATTTAGTGCAAGAAATTAAAGCAGGTCGCTTTGATGCAGCGATCATCGAAGATAAAGTGGCTGCTGGCTATTTGAAAAAAGAAAAAGATTTCCAAGCATTTCAATTAAATAGTTCAAACGAAGGCTCAGCGATTGCATTTAAAAAGAATAGCGATTTAACAGCGAAATTTAATCAATCATTAAAAGAAATGAAAAAAAATGGCGAGCTTGATCAATTAATTGAAAAATGGTTTGTGAAAGAAGACAAATAA
- a CDS encoding amino acid ABC transporter permease, translated as MKMNFTEVIPQMPFILEGLKVTLSIVVVSLFLGFILGVLLTLCKISVFTPLIWIADFYTSIFRGTPLVLQLLIIYFGLPQLIGFQIDQYWAAVAAFSLNSAAYVSEIIRAGINAIDKGQKEAAIALGVPYAKMMKDLLLPQAFKNISPALVNEMITLTKESAIVTVIGLGDVMRRAYQAGAITYSYLEPLIFAGLIYYVIVLILTFVGKAVERKLTIND; from the coding sequence TTGAAAATGAATTTCACAGAAGTTATTCCTCAAATGCCATTTATTTTAGAAGGGTTAAAGGTAACACTCTCAATTGTTGTTGTTTCTCTTTTTCTCGGATTTATTCTTGGTGTTTTATTAACCCTATGTAAAATTAGTGTGTTTACACCACTCATTTGGATTGCAGATTTTTATACATCGATTTTTCGAGGCACACCACTTGTTCTTCAGCTATTAATTATTTATTTTGGATTACCTCAATTGATTGGTTTTCAAATTGATCAGTACTGGGCAGCAGTAGCGGCATTTTCATTAAACTCAGCAGCGTATGTATCAGAGATTATTCGTGCAGGCATTAATGCGATTGATAAAGGTCAGAAAGAAGCTGCGATCGCTCTAGGTGTTCCTTATGCTAAAATGATGAAGGACTTACTGCTTCCACAGGCATTTAAGAATATTTCACCAGCCCTTGTGAACGAAATGATTACACTGACAAAAGAATCCGCTATTGTGACCGTCATTGGACTAGGTGATGTCATGAGGCGTGCCTATCAAGCAGGGGCGATTACGTATAGTTATCTCGAACCGCTTATTTTTGCCGGTCTCATTTATTATGTTATCGTGCTGATTCTCACCTTTGTCGGCAAAGCGGTGGAAAGGAAGTTAACAATAAATGATTAA
- a CDS encoding amino acid ABC transporter ATP-binding protein yields MIKIEKLTKSFGKNEVLKGIDTTIEEGQVVAVIGPSGSGKSTFLRCMNLLEKPTSGVITIKDTEITNPKTNALKVRENIGMVFQHFHLFPHKTVLENITYAPINVKNQSKEESIKQAESLLKKVGLLEKKNDYPNRLSGGQKQRVAIARALAMKPDIMLFDEPTSALDPEMVKEVLDVMKELAQSGMTLVIVTHEMGFAKEVADRVIFMDDGKIVEDANPVQFFETPSSQRAQEFLQKIL; encoded by the coding sequence ATGATTAAAATAGAAAAGCTCACAAAATCATTTGGGAAAAATGAAGTATTGAAAGGAATCGACACAACCATTGAAGAGGGACAAGTTGTGGCAGTCATCGGACCGTCTGGTTCAGGAAAATCTACGTTCCTTCGCTGCATGAACTTACTTGAGAAACCGACTTCCGGCGTCATTACGATTAAAGATACTGAAATCACTAACCCTAAGACAAATGCATTAAAAGTGCGTGAGAACATCGGAATGGTATTTCAGCACTTTCACCTATTTCCACACAAAACGGTATTGGAAAATATTACGTATGCACCTATAAATGTGAAAAATCAGTCTAAGGAAGAAAGTATCAAACAGGCCGAGTCCCTTTTGAAGAAAGTCGGGCTTTTAGAGAAGAAAAATGATTATCCGAACCGCTTATCGGGCGGACAAAAGCAGCGTGTAGCCATTGCACGTGCTCTTGCCATGAAACCAGACATCATGCTTTTTGACGAACCAACCTCCGCACTTGACCCTGAAATGGTCAAGGAAGTATTAGACGTCATGAAAGAGCTAGCTCAATCGGGTATGACGCTCGTGATCGTGACACATGAAATGGGCTTTGCCAAAGAAGTGGCTGACCGTGTAATCTTTATGGATGATGGGAAAATTGTGGAAGATGCAAATCCTGTTCAATTCTTTGAAACGCCATCTTCACAGCGAGCTCAAGAGTTCTTACAAAAAATATTATAA
- a CDS encoding aromatic acid exporter family protein, protein MFKIGYRTLKTALGTTLAIYIAQLLGLQNYSSAGIITILCIQVTKKRSLHASGARFAACSLAILFSYLFFELIGYHPFVIGLMLLLFIPTTVLLRMKEGIVTSSVIILHLYMSGGITLSLIWNELLLITIGVGVALIMNLYMPSVDKKLKQYSEQIEANFAKIFEEIEQYLMTGKQDWTGKEISETHQLIKEAKALAYRDVENHVLRHENLYYHYFNMRQKQFEIIERVLPKITSISITTEHGQIIAEYIRDLRKHIHPGNTAHKFLRRLIDMKKEFEALPLPKTREEFEARAALFHFLGEMEQYLVLKSYFKGIKE, encoded by the coding sequence ATGTTTAAAATCGGCTATCGAACGCTGAAAACAGCTTTAGGAACAACTCTAGCCATCTATATTGCTCAATTGCTTGGTCTGCAAAATTATTCATCTGCTGGCATTATTACGATTCTTTGTATTCAAGTAACGAAAAAACGGTCATTGCACGCATCGGGAGCTCGTTTTGCAGCGTGTAGCCTTGCCATTTTATTCTCTTACTTATTTTTCGAGCTCATCGGTTATCATCCATTCGTCATTGGTTTGATGTTGCTTCTCTTCATTCCTACAACCGTCTTATTGAGAATGAAAGAAGGTATTGTGACAAGCTCTGTCATCATCCTTCATTTATACATGTCTGGCGGGATTACCCTTAGTTTAATCTGGAATGAGCTTCTTTTAATTACAATTGGTGTCGGTGTTGCCCTTATTATGAACCTGTATATGCCGAGCGTTGATAAAAAGTTAAAACAATACAGTGAACAGATCGAAGCCAATTTTGCCAAAATCTTTGAAGAAATCGAACAATACTTAATGACAGGGAAACAAGATTGGACAGGAAAAGAAATATCAGAGACACATCAATTGATCAAAGAAGCGAAAGCCCTTGCTTACCGAGATGTCGAAAATCATGTACTGCGGCATGAAAATCTGTATTATCATTACTTCAACATGAGACAAAAGCAATTTGAAATCATTGAGCGTGTCCTTCCTAAAATTACGTCTATATCTATTACTACAGAGCATGGACAAATCATTGCAGAATACATCAGAGATTTACGTAAGCACATTCATCCTGGGAATACGGCGCATAAGTTTTTAAGAAGGTTGATTGATATGAAAAAAGAGTTTGAAGCACTTCCGCTTCCAAAAACAAGAGAAGAATTTGAAGCAAGAGCAGCACTTTTTCATTTCCTCGGAGAAATGGAACAGTATTTAGTGTTGAAAAGCTATTTTAAAGGGATAAAAGAATAG
- a CDS encoding L,D-transpeptidase, whose amino-acid sequence MRLLFYTMLSMSLSPIWPLGQNPLPGDPFVIINKQTNELAYIDDGKVQAVYPVSTGKTADLTPEGEFTIMIKAKDPYYRRKNIEGGAKNNPLGRRWIGFDARGTDGRTYGIHGTNDETSIGKFITAGCVRLHNRDVEQLFDQIPIGTRVWITKTSDSFVKLAKDKQAIR is encoded by the coding sequence ATGCGTCTTTTATTTTATACAATGCTTTCTATGTCTCTCTCGCCCATATGGCCGCTCGGACAGAACCCGCTTCCGGGAGACCCCTTTGTGATTATTAATAAACAGACGAATGAACTTGCTTATATTGATGATGGAAAGGTGCAAGCAGTGTACCCTGTTTCTACAGGGAAAACGGCTGATTTGACGCCAGAAGGAGAGTTTACCATTATGATCAAAGCGAAAGACCCTTATTACAGAAGAAAGAATATCGAAGGCGGCGCAAAGAACAATCCTCTAGGCAGAAGGTGGATTGGATTTGATGCAAGAGGCACAGATGGAAGAACTTATGGAATTCATGGAACAAATGACGAAACATCAATTGGAAAATTTATCACTGCAGGCTGCGTGAGACTGCATAATCGTGATGTGGAACAGTTATTTGATCAAATCCCGATTGGAACAAGAGTATGGATTACGAAAACAAGCGATTCGTTTGTAAAGCTTGCCAAAGACAAACAGGCGATTCGTTAA
- the prli42 gene encoding stressosome-associated protein Prli42, protein MSQKFMKFMVLLMISLLLISSLLAGAATFL, encoded by the coding sequence ATGTCACAGAAATTCATGAAATTTATGGTGTTACTTATGATTAGCTTGCTGCTTATTTCCTCACTATTAGCAGGAGCTGCTACTTTTTTATAA
- the mce gene encoding methylmalonyl-CoA epimerase, with amino-acid sequence MNQIDHIAIAVFSIKDTSQTLRELFNWRFSGVQEIPDQLIRASFASLGDIHIELIEPMSDDSKLHTFLTKRGEGLHHIALKSDDLKYHLKNFDQLGVQLLQKEAKKGADGKRIAFISPKEASGVLFELCEPLKGEGI; translated from the coding sequence ATGAACCAAATTGATCATATTGCCATTGCTGTTTTTTCTATTAAAGATACGAGTCAAACGCTTCGGGAGCTTTTCAACTGGCGATTTTCAGGCGTTCAAGAAATCCCCGATCAGCTTATCAGGGCTTCGTTTGCATCACTTGGTGACATTCACATTGAATTGATTGAACCGATGTCAGATGACAGCAAATTACATACTTTCTTAACAAAAAGAGGAGAAGGTCTTCATCATATCGCCTTAAAGTCGGATGATCTCAAATATCATCTCAAAAATTTTGATCAGCTTGGTGTACAATTGCTTCAAAAAGAGGCGAAAAAGGGTGCTGACGGGAAGCGTATTGCGTTTATTTCTCCGAAGGAAGCTTCTGGTGTGTTATTTGAACTGTGTGAGCCTTTGAAAGGAGAGGGAATATGA
- a CDS encoding acyl-CoA carboxylase subunit beta gives MNESINELYEWRKQAAMGGGEKRLKAQEDKGKLSVNERLDMLLDPGSFMEIQPFAKGHHSEHLGDGVIVGTGLIHDRPVCVYAQDATVYGGSLGEMHAKKITSLMDFAAKNQMPIIGLKDSGGARIQEGVVSLEGYGQIFKRNVLYSGQIPQISVILGSCAGGAVYSPALTDFVLMTEQTAHMFLTGPKVIEKATGETVCPERLGGAFIQHQTSGNVHYTGKDEKDVLKAVRTLLTYIPTKQKTACHAVEKTKHDPSDPGTILPKDPARTYDVKKMITALTDHVSFFETQPCFSKNIVTGFARLQGSSIGIVANQPKVLAGSLDLDAADKAARFIRFCDAFHIPILTLVDVPGFLPGEKAEHAGIIRHGAKLLYAYAEATVPKVTVILRKAFGGAYVAMNSKGLGADFVYAWPEAEIDVMGKLFADEIVKSVTHKSDVEPTVLKAAQLGLIDDILTPAETRERLIRSFDLLRSKDEDRPLKKHGNMPL, from the coding sequence ATGAATGAATCGATCAATGAGTTATATGAATGGCGTAAGCAAGCGGCAATGGGAGGCGGAGAAAAGCGTTTAAAGGCTCAAGAGGACAAAGGAAAGCTTTCCGTCAACGAACGGCTCGATATGCTACTCGATCCAGGAAGCTTTATGGAAATTCAACCATTTGCAAAAGGTCATCACTCTGAGCACCTAGGAGACGGAGTCATCGTTGGAACGGGTTTGATTCATGACAGACCTGTATGTGTCTATGCACAAGATGCGACAGTATATGGCGGTTCATTAGGAGAGATGCATGCTAAAAAAATCACATCCTTAATGGATTTTGCCGCTAAAAATCAGATGCCGATCATCGGTCTGAAAGACTCAGGTGGTGCGAGAATTCAGGAGGGTGTGGTATCATTAGAAGGGTACGGTCAAATTTTTAAACGAAATGTGTTGTACTCTGGTCAGATTCCGCAAATATCAGTTATTCTAGGCTCATGTGCAGGTGGTGCTGTGTATTCGCCTGCACTGACAGACTTTGTATTGATGACCGAACAAACGGCCCACATGTTTTTAACTGGTCCTAAAGTGATAGAAAAGGCAACTGGAGAAACGGTCTGTCCTGAGCGGCTAGGCGGTGCATTTATTCAGCACCAGACAAGCGGCAATGTGCACTATACTGGGAAAGATGAGAAGGACGTGTTAAAGGCTGTTCGCACACTTTTAACGTACATACCGACTAAACAGAAGACTGCCTGTCATGCTGTGGAAAAAACGAAGCATGACCCAAGTGATCCTGGTACTATTTTGCCAAAGGATCCGGCACGAACCTATGATGTGAAAAAAATGATTACCGCTTTAACTGATCACGTCTCATTTTTTGAAACGCAGCCTTGTTTCTCTAAAAATATTGTCACTGGTTTTGCAAGATTACAAGGGTCTTCTATTGGAATTGTAGCCAATCAGCCCAAGGTGCTGGCAGGAAGCCTTGATCTTGACGCTGCAGATAAAGCGGCAAGGTTTATTCGTTTTTGTGATGCGTTTCATATTCCTATTTTAACGCTTGTTGACGTCCCAGGTTTTTTACCTGGGGAAAAGGCGGAGCATGCAGGGATTATCCGGCATGGAGCAAAGCTGCTTTATGCGTATGCTGAAGCAACTGTACCTAAAGTCACTGTTATTTTAAGAAAAGCGTTTGGCGGTGCTTATGTCGCAATGAATAGTAAGGGCTTAGGGGCTGACTTCGTATATGCATGGCCAGAAGCAGAAATTGACGTGATGGGAAAATTATTTGCAGATGAGATTGTTAAATCCGTTACGCACAAGTCAGACGTCGAACCAACTGTATTGAAAGCGGCTCAGTTGGGGCTCATAGATGATATTTTAACTCCAGCTGAAACGAGAGAGCGATTGATTCGCTCATTTGACCTGCTTCGCAGTAAAGATGAAGATAGACCATTAAAAAAGCATGGCAACATGCCGCTATAG